The Candidatus Accumulibacter similis genome has a segment encoding these proteins:
- a CDS encoding DNA primase has translation MIPESFIQELLYRVDLVDLIDEHVPLKKAGANYVACCPFHNEKSPSFTVSPSKQFYHCFGCGAHGNAIGFLIEYAGLGFVDAVRELAGRAAMEVPEGRAAASGGGPHLQVLSELMTRAAKFYYEQLKGSERAIRYLKERGVSGEIARRFGIGYAAEGGQNLARVFQDHANPELQMAGLVIKDERGRLYDRFRDRVMFPICNQKGEVIAFGGRVLGQGEPKYLNSPETPLFEKGREVFGLPQARVAIRQAGTVIVVEGYLDVVALAQHGVENSVATLGTATTVTQVQKLLRQADRIVFCFDGDAAGRKAAWRALEGSLEVLAEPKSIAFVFLPEGEDPDSLVRQRGADAFRALTTQATPLSEFFLRELAGRCDLASAEGRVQLIAEAKPLLARLQSSMLRLQLVKRLAELSGFSQAEVEHLCDLRPAVQAAPGRVRRQAPSLLRPLLRLLLQKPKLASGLPVELLPDSSAEANAVRMLCESIRSTPGGDLPYSALLERLQGSECEEVLRAAAAELMHQPFAEDEVDAEFAGAVSKLREGDHRRTFQLLQEKVHRLGVGGLSAEEKQRYLEAIGVRGNADG, from the coding sequence TTGATTCCTGAGTCGTTCATTCAGGAACTGCTCTATCGGGTCGACCTCGTTGACCTGATCGACGAGCATGTGCCGCTCAAGAAGGCAGGTGCCAACTACGTCGCATGCTGCCCCTTCCACAACGAGAAGTCCCCCTCGTTTACAGTCAGCCCGAGCAAGCAGTTCTACCATTGCTTCGGTTGCGGCGCTCACGGCAACGCCATCGGCTTCCTGATCGAGTACGCCGGCCTCGGCTTTGTCGATGCGGTGCGCGAGCTTGCCGGTCGCGCTGCCATGGAAGTTCCCGAAGGGCGTGCAGCGGCCAGCGGGGGCGGCCCGCATTTGCAGGTGCTGAGCGAGCTCATGACGCGTGCCGCGAAGTTCTACTACGAGCAGCTCAAGGGCTCCGAGCGTGCAATCAGGTATCTCAAGGAGCGCGGTGTCAGCGGTGAGATCGCGCGTCGATTCGGCATTGGCTATGCGGCGGAAGGGGGCCAGAATCTCGCCAGGGTCTTCCAGGACCATGCCAACCCCGAGTTGCAGATGGCCGGCCTCGTGATCAAGGATGAGCGCGGGCGTCTGTACGACCGCTTCCGCGATCGCGTGATGTTTCCGATCTGCAACCAGAAGGGCGAGGTGATTGCGTTCGGCGGTCGGGTACTGGGTCAGGGAGAGCCCAAATACCTGAATTCGCCAGAAACGCCGCTGTTCGAAAAGGGCCGTGAGGTCTTTGGGCTGCCGCAGGCGCGCGTTGCGATCCGCCAGGCGGGGACGGTGATCGTCGTCGAAGGCTACCTCGACGTCGTGGCGCTTGCGCAGCACGGCGTCGAGAACTCGGTCGCGACCCTCGGTACGGCAACCACGGTGACGCAAGTGCAGAAGCTGCTGCGCCAGGCCGATCGTATCGTTTTCTGCTTCGACGGCGATGCCGCCGGGCGAAAGGCCGCCTGGCGCGCACTCGAGGGCAGCCTGGAGGTGCTTGCCGAACCGAAGAGCATCGCCTTTGTCTTCCTGCCGGAAGGAGAGGATCCAGACAGCCTGGTCCGACAGCGAGGCGCCGACGCGTTTCGTGCCCTGACGACCCAGGCCACCCCGCTGTCGGAGTTCTTCCTGCGTGAACTCGCTGGGCGCTGCGATCTTGCCAGCGCGGAAGGTCGGGTCCAGTTGATCGCCGAGGCGAAGCCGCTCCTCGCTCGCCTGCAATCCAGCATGCTGCGCTTGCAACTGGTCAAGCGCCTGGCGGAACTGAGCGGGTTTTCGCAGGCGGAGGTTGAGCATCTGTGTGACCTGCGGCCGGCGGTGCAGGCGGCTCCCGGACGCGTACGGCGGCAGGCGCCATCGCTGCTGCGGCCACTGCTGCGCCTGCTGCTGCAGAAGCCCAAACTGGCGTCAGGGCTGCCGGTCGAGCTCCTGCCGGACAGCTCGGCCGAGGCCAATGCCGTGCGCATGCTGTGCGAAAGCATCAGGTCGACTCCGGGTGGCGATCTGCCGTACTCGGCATTGCTCGAGCGGCTGCAGGGCAGCGAATGCGAGGAAGTTCTTCGCGCCGCTGCCGCTGAACTAATGCACCAGCCCTTTGCCGAAGACGAGGTTGACGCCGAGTTCGCCGGAGCCGTCAGCAAACTCCGCGAAGGTGATCACCGGCGCACGTTCCAGCTGCTGCAGGAGAAGGTGCACAGGCTCGGGGTTGGCGGGTTGTCGGCCGAGGAAAAGCAACGATACCTGGAAGCCATCGGCGTCCGCGGCAACGCTGACGGCTAG
- a CDS encoding 30S ribosomal protein S21, with the protein MPAIRVKENEPFEVAIRRFKRTVEKTGLLTELRAREFYEKPTAERKRKLAAAVKRHHKRMRSQTLPPKLY; encoded by the coding sequence ATGCCAGCCATTCGCGTCAAGGAAAATGAGCCGTTCGAAGTTGCGATCCGTCGTTTCAAGCGTACCGTTGAGAAAACCGGTCTCCTGACCGAACTGAGGGCTCGCGAGTTCTACGAAAAGCCCACGGCGGAGCGCAAGCGGAAGCTTGCGGCGGCGGTCAAACGTCACCACAAGCGGATGCGCAGCCAGACCCTGCCGCCCAAGCTTTACTGA